The following proteins come from a genomic window of Diprion similis isolate iyDipSimi1 chromosome 8, iyDipSimi1.1, whole genome shotgun sequence:
- the LOC124408646 gene encoding 39S ribosomal protein L35, mitochondrial, giving the protein MLRIVGLALRAAGAARAAGVTAGYSNLPKLIPAGFSTATANCRCFSALSTHFQPLADSTSDSRVSIISEPLGRMLLSAPSQSTQVPARTLTKFSLQKGKRKTVKAVIHRFYRLHWGCWIRTRAGRHKKLWKKSPANKRRLRQHIFVNATQSWLLDKMVTNFWRRPRFYVDDPYNPYHTREEFVFTRTKPSLK; this is encoded by the exons ATGCTGCGCATCGTCGGTCTAGCTTTGCGAG CCGCTGGAGCTGCGCGCGCAGCCGGAGTAACCGCGGGATATTCGAATCTTCCTAAACTTATCCCGGCTGGATTTTCGACCGCGACAGCGAATTGCCGATGTTTCAGCGCCCTTTCTACCCATTTTCAACCCCTCGCAGACTCGACTAGCGATTCGCGAGTTTCGATAATCAG CGAACCTCTGGGAAGGATGCTTCTGTCAGCTCCTAGTCAGTCAACGCAAGTACCTGCGAGAACATTGACTAAGTTTTCACTCCAGAAGGGGAAACGAAAGACGGTGAAGGCGGTTATCCACCGATTCTACAGACTGCACTG GGGTTGTTGGATTCGCACAAGGGCAGGCCGACACAAGAAACTTTGGAAGAAATCGCCAGCGAATAAAAGACGGCTAAGACAGCACATCTTCGTAAATGCTACACAATCTTGGCTATTAGACAAAATGGTAACCAATTTCTGGCGCCGTCCTAGATTCTACGTCGATGATCCTTACAACCCGTATCACACTAGAGAGGAATTCGTTTTCACAAGAACTAAACCATCTTTGAAGTAA